One window of Planctomycetaceae bacterium genomic DNA carries:
- a CDS encoding PAS domain S-box protein encodes MAAEHDDAQAKLRRSERHFKLLMEKCSDYVAIVTQDGTITYNKTSDPDTLGYLPEDTVGTSAFDFLFPEDRPQAVKVFTEVLREAGATGRLQVPVQAADGSRRIFEFVGVNLLEEPAVEGVVLSYRDITESKRREDELRAGEQLLMFALEIGQMGVWDMDVANHTAERSLLHDQIFGYPTLLPQWTFEMFLEHVIAEDRPAVQAHIQNAIDNALDCNFECRIRRVDGQVHWIWAAGRHSVRSSDGARRMVGIVQDIDHRIRMEEALRHSEQRFQIAKEAAELGIYDYDVASDTIRWDSRIRDLFGITPDEPISHDTFVERVHAEDRPAIEAVLDKAFDPSSGGKFSYEHRITRRSDGAERWICVTGQTFFDQGHAVRLVGTIQDITDLKRAQESLRELNRSLEQRVAERTAEVEEQARMLRALANQLSRTEQIERKRVAIILHDHIQQLLVAAGMQLDWIKRAKDASRVHAIAQGVQSMVHEAVDASRSLAIELSPPVLHEAGLVGGLNWLASYTLEKHQVAVHLLMDKKAEPAIEATRFLLFECARELLFNAVKHAGVTEVKVTLARTSDKHIKLVVSDKGRGFDPQLLRGRTQDETTFGLFSVQERMAYIGGHMEIETAPGGGTKITLTAPVGEAQAPQAAAEVMKEEPKEPITVLPKSEACRIMIVDDHKIMRQGLAGLLQFEPGLEVVGEAQDGPEAIRLARELNPDVIVMDVNLGQMSGIEATRQILEDNPAVKVIGLSMHMASDVAMSMREAGAVAYMTKGGPADDLVSSIKASCSSKAGEGT; translated from the coding sequence ATGGCAGCGGAACATGACGATGCCCAGGCTAAGCTGCGTCGCAGCGAGAGGCATTTCAAGCTGCTCATGGAGAAATGCTCCGACTACGTCGCCATCGTCACACAAGACGGCACGATTACCTACAACAAGACCAGCGACCCCGACACCCTGGGGTACCTGCCTGAAGATACAGTGGGCACGAGTGCTTTCGACTTCCTCTTTCCGGAGGATCGGCCGCAGGCGGTCAAAGTCTTCACCGAAGTCCTTCGCGAGGCCGGGGCGACGGGCCGACTGCAGGTGCCGGTGCAGGCGGCAGACGGCAGCAGGCGCATCTTTGAATTCGTGGGCGTCAATCTCCTCGAAGAGCCCGCCGTCGAAGGGGTGGTGCTGAGCTACCGCGACATCACTGAGAGCAAACGCAGGGAGGATGAACTGCGAGCCGGTGAACAACTGCTCATGTTCGCGCTGGAGATCGGCCAGATGGGCGTGTGGGACATGGACGTGGCCAATCACACGGCAGAGCGGTCGCTCCTGCATGACCAGATCTTCGGCTACCCAACCCTTCTTCCGCAATGGACCTTCGAGATGTTCCTGGAACACGTCATCGCGGAGGATCGCCCGGCCGTGCAAGCGCATATTCAAAATGCCATCGACAATGCCCTCGATTGCAACTTCGAGTGCCGGATTCGGCGTGTGGACGGGCAAGTCCACTGGATCTGGGCGGCAGGACGCCACAGCGTCCGCTCGTCGGACGGCGCCCGCCGCATGGTAGGGATTGTCCAGGATATCGACCACCGTATACGCATGGAGGAAGCCCTTCGCCACAGCGAGCAGAGGTTCCAGATCGCCAAGGAGGCCGCCGAACTGGGCATTTATGATTACGACGTTGCTTCCGATACAATTCGCTGGGACAGCCGCATCCGCGACCTTTTCGGTATTACCCCGGACGAGCCGATCAGCCATGATACTTTTGTAGAACGCGTTCATGCCGAAGACCGCCCCGCCATCGAGGCCGTCCTCGACAAGGCGTTTGATCCCTCGAGCGGGGGCAAGTTCAGCTACGAGCACCGAATCACGCGCCGCAGCGACGGCGCTGAACGCTGGATCTGTGTGACAGGCCAAACATTCTTCGACCAGGGGCATGCGGTAAGGCTTGTCGGGACGATTCAGGACATCACCGACCTGAAACGGGCTCAGGAGTCCCTCAGGGAACTCAACAGGAGCCTCGAACAGCGCGTCGCCGAGCGTACGGCCGAGGTCGAGGAACAGGCTCGCATGCTGCGTGCGCTGGCCAATCAGTTAAGCCGTACCGAACAGATAGAGCGTAAACGCGTGGCGATTATCCTGCACGACCATATCCAGCAACTGCTGGTCGCTGCCGGAATGCAACTGGACTGGATCAAGCGCGCCAAAGACGCTTCCCGCGTTCACGCCATCGCCCAAGGCGTGCAAAGCATGGTGCATGAGGCCGTCGACGCCTCGCGTTCGCTGGCCATCGAACTCAGCCCGCCCGTGCTTCACGAAGCCGGCCTGGTTGGCGGCCTGAATTGGCTCGCCTCCTATACGCTGGAGAAGCACCAGGTGGCGGTTCATCTCCTGATGGACAAGAAGGCTGAACCGGCCATCGAGGCCACGCGGTTCCTGCTGTTTGAATGTGCCCGCGAGCTGCTTTTTAACGCGGTCAAACATGCCGGCGTAACGGAGGTTAAGGTCACTCTTGCCAGGACATCCGACAAGCACATAAAGCTCGTCGTGTCGGACAAAGGCCGCGGCTTCGATCCCCAGTTGCTCCGCGGGCGCACCCAGGACGAGACGACCTTTGGCCTCTTCAGCGTTCAGGAGCGCATGGCGTACATCGGCGGGCACATGGAGATCGAGACCGCCCCCGGCGGCGGCACGAAGATTACTCTTACGGCGCCGGTGGGAGAAGCCCAGGCGCCGCAAGCCGCTGCCGAGGTCATGAAGGAAGAACCGAAAGAACCTATCACGGTTCTGCCCAAGTCCGAGGCTTGCCGGATCATGATTGTAGATGACCACAAGATCATGCGCCAGGGACTGGCAGGGCTGCTCCAATTCGAACCGGGTCTGGAGGTTGTCGGCGAGGCCCAGGACGGACCCGAGGCGATACGGCTGGCCCGGGAGCTTAACCCGGATGTCATCGTCATGGATGTCAATCTCGGTCAGATGAGCGGCATCGAGGCCACGCGGCAGATACTGGAAGATAATCCCGCCGTCAAGGTCATCGGGCTTTCAATGCACATGGCGTCGGACGTGGCAATGTCGATGCGTGAAGCCGGGGCGGTGGCGTATATGACCAAGGGAGGACCGGCCGACGATCTGGTTTCTTCGATTAAAGCTTCCTGCTCAAGTAAAGCGGGCGAAGGGACTTGA